The Juglans microcarpa x Juglans regia isolate MS1-56 chromosome 8D, Jm3101_v1.0, whole genome shotgun sequence genomic sequence taaaagagagaagaatttCATAGTAAGTCGAGTGAAGCATCAACCGAGTCAGTAGAGCCAAcaagtgaataaataaaatttcctgAATACATATGAATTCTTTCTTGTAACTCCCACAGAAAAGATTACACAATGGCTTGGTTCCCAGATTCCTACACTTGATGACTTTCTGCATTATATCATCTAGCGGGTATTGAGGAATGAATTCAGTTGGGTGAGGAGTTAAATTAGTTATACCTTTTCTGTGGTCTACAGCTCTGAATGAAGCACTGAGGGAAGAAGTGCAGCGGCTGAAGATAGCAGCAGGCCAACTTTCGGCTGTCAACGGGAACCCTTACAACAGAGGATTATCCTCTCAATATTCGTCCCAGCAGCCAGCCTTACACCACTTCGGTAGCCCTCAGACCCAGCCACACCAACAGCAACAGCTTCACGTGATGCAGTCATCTTCCAACAACCAGACTGCAAATGGACCGCCTCGCCCTAGCTTCTTGGACTATAACCAGGAGGGGTAGTAACATCACAGGTTTAGCGATgtacatgtatgtatgtatatgtataggTGTGGCAGTTAAAATTTGTGAAGGGTGTTACTTGGATAAGCCCCTTGTATCAGTTGCAGATATGGCTGTTCAGCGACTCCTAGGATagaataacttaaaaaaatatgctatAGAGAAACTCCACTACAACAACTAATGGTTGGATGAACATTGTTACGTTTTCTTATAGAACAGAACAAGGAGCTTCTTCTGGTTTAGAATTAATGTAACTTAATAATAGTTATTGTTTTTCTCGCCTTAGGACGTCTCCCTTGTGGCCTGGATGTAAAAATGGGAGGCATATTTCGCTTGCTTGAATTGGTATCTAAGGaactcttttcaaattttaggaATTGGATTGCATTGACTTCCATCTTCTTTGAATTATTTGAGGTTTGAAATCTATAAAGTGGCTAATATGAATAAATGGTTTTCTAATTGGTTTCAAGCTTTATCAACAAGACCGTCTCTATGTGAAGAGAATGTATGGAAATATGAAGGAAACTAAATCCTTATTCTTTtcaggttgcgtttggatagtgatgcttattttcaaggattttgtgaattttagtaaaaaaataatgaaaaaatattgaatagtaatgaataacaataaagaataaataaataatattaagacaTTTTGAAAATACCTAAAGTATTCTTACCAAGCAGATATGAATGCTTCATTGAAATAGGAAAAGACCGACTCCTCGGGAACTAGATTCTACTTGGATCAAGCATTCTATTACAGGTAAAACAGGAGAATGGGACGATCTGAAAATATCAATGACTAACTCATATGCGGAGTTCGAAGACAATTCCCGTTTGCTAACACTCACTTGTGCAGAGTACAAAGACAACCCTCGCTCCCAACATCCGCTGCAATACAAGGGGGCTTAACTTCTCCATCCTGATACCAGGACGAACGTTTTTCGACCAATTCATTTAAGAAATCATCCAGCTTCTCAATGGTGACATTGGGCATCACCACAACATGTGCAATATTTCCTTGACAAGCTAACTGCCACCTGCGAACAAACTCCTCATCCAAAGGTCGCTCAAACACAACTGTGCTGCTGAGCTCATTCAGCATGGCACTAATCCCTGAAGCATGTAGGCGACCCTTCAAGTAGTGAGCATTCCTAAGGCATTTCTGGACTTCTTTCTGGAACCCCTTGTAGCCCTTTTTGTTGAGGGTGTACCAGAGAAAGATAGGAGCATGACCATTCCTGCTCCCCATTATTGTGGCATCCCTTGAAGCAAGGTACTCAACATTCCTCGACAGGGCATTGATGTGCTCCAGCCTTGTTATCTGGACACCACAAGGCATTGGACACCCAACAAACTTATGGCCTGAAACACTCACACTTCCTATGGGCTTCTTGAAAGTGACTTTTGGTGCCTGTTCAGTGTTTCACCACCAAGAATAATGTGCGCAAGGAATGAAACATGAGGATGGGAAATGAATAAAAGGAAATACATGAGCTTTAAACTTTCATTCACTAACAAATAGGAACATGAAAATTCTCTATAATTGTTATATCTGTCCCCTAAACATGGAGATCAAGCCAGGCTCATCCATGGAAtggattgataaaaaatatcgCTCCCACTCACTATATCCACTCCAGTCTtgatatacaagagaaaattaaaaaaaaaaacaccatgaTAACCATATAGGACACTTTAGGTCCGGTTTCTCTCCAGGAGAGAGCAGATTAGAGTGATTCATACTTTATTGCAGAACATTCTGCATCAAGTAAGTTGACAGAAGAACATTAGCAGAATATTGCTTCTGTTGTGAAGAAGATTTATTCTGAATCTTATTACTTTATTCAAAGAGGTATTTCTTCTACTTTCATTCTATTATTAAGAGTTATCGTATACTTTCAGGAAATCTTTGGAACAAGGAGAAAAGAGCTAACCGAGTAGTTCTAGCTGATTCGTCACCCGTCTAGACTTTCTTATTTTGAGTAGCGAGGTCAATGAAGATTATGGGGTATAATTCAGTGCATTAGTTTGCTTTTGTAGCTGGAGAAAACTAAATCCTTATATACTTCAATCTGGCACAATTTGATTGATTACACAATATTTAACAACCTAATGGATGAGTAAATTCATTGGGATCACCTCATATATATTCCAAAATCTCATACATAGAACCAAATACATGAACAGTGCATATGCAATAACTTACACGTTTGACAAAAGGCATCATAAGTCCAAACAAAGCTCCATCACAATGAATGTAGAACCGATCATGGTTGAATCCATTTTCTTCAAGAGTTTGTATCACAAGATCAAGATCATCAACAGCTCCTTTGACAGTTGTCCCTGTGATATGAGTGGTTCGTCAATCAATTAAGCGAGAGTGCATGTGCTTagacaaaaagagagagagagagagagagagagagacctataTTGACGTTGATGATGGCCGGTTTGTCTTTATTAGCTAGTAGTTTAACTTTAAAATCTGCACAATCAATCTCACCAGAAACCAGAGTGCCAACCTTCACACACTCCATTCTATACATTCTTGCTGCTTTAAAAACAGAATAATGTGACTCCTGTGACGCATACAAAATCCCATCTGGGAACACTTCCCTCCTGCACGAGATATGTCTAGTTTCACTCCTCGGACAAAAAGACTTTTTATCATGTGAAAGTAAAAACAACCAGGAAAAAGCTCAACATTACTTACCCAACTAAAATCCCATGAAGATTGCCTTCTGTACCACAATTTGTGATGTATCCCCAATATTCGCTCTTCTCTATTTCCCAAAGACGAGCAAACCAATCCAAAACACCAACCTCAAACTGCCTTGAATGGACACCATAGTTGCTCTCAATAAAAGGATCGCCAAGATTGTTAATTGAAAAATGCTGCAACTGTGCCAGAGCACCATAATCAAAGTCCAGATTATAAGGATAACCTGCAAGAGATATTACGATTTCAAGTGAGAACCAGACACGTTTATATGTGGAAAGAATAATACCCCAATATCCTGAATCCTAATCACTACTGTGGCTTGGATAGGAAG encodes the following:
- the LOC121242052 gene encoding serine decarboxylase; amino-acid sequence: MVDVSVENGGAVEILLEKFDPTAVVAEPLPPVVISIEKANDREIVLGPNVHTTCLAVTEPDADDEFTGDKDAYMASVLARYRKTLLERTKCHLGYPYNLDFDYGALAQLQHFSINNLGDPFIESNYGVHSRQFEVGVLDWFARLWEIEKSEYWGYITNCGTEGNLHGILVGREVFPDGILYASQESHYSVFKAARMYRMECVKVGTLVSGEIDCADFKVKLLANKDKPAIINVNIGTTVKGAVDDLDLVIQTLEENGFNHDRFYIHCDGALFGLMMPFVKRAPKVTFKKPIGSVSVSGHKFVGCPMPCGVQITRLEHINALSRNVEYLASRDATIMGSRNGHAPIFLWYTLNKKGYKGFQKEVQKCLRNAHYLKGRLHASGISAMLNELSSTVVFERPLDEEFVRRWQLACQGNIAHVVVMPNVTIEKLDDFLNELVEKRSSWYQDGEVKPPCIAADVGSEGCLCTLHK